The DNA window ATGGGCAAAACGTTTTTGCAGATGCATACGACAAAGCTTGGAGAGGCGAAGGAACAAGCAATTTTTATCCACGTCTTTCTGTTAATGACAAGAACTTAAACTATCGCCGTGTTTCTTCTTTCTTTGTTGAGGATGGTTCATATTTCCGCTGCAAACTATTACAGTTGGGATATACATTACCAAGGAAGATGACAAAAGGTATCGGAGTTCGTATTTCTGCTTCGGCTCAGAATCTATTCACAATTACTAGCTACTCGGGTATGGATCCGGAAAGAGCGTCAATGGGAGCAAACGTGAATGGTACTTACAGTGTGTTGGAAGCCGGAATCGATAATCTGGGTTACCCTAATCCTCGTACATTCCTGCTAGGTGTTAACATTAACTTTTAATCAGAAATAAAATGAAAAATATATTCAAAATATTCATATTTGGAGCATTTGCGCTATTGTCGAGTAGTTGCTCCTCCTTCTTGGATGAACCTGTTTTAGGTCAGGAAAATCTCGATACATATTTTCAAAGTGAAGAGGAGTGTTTAAAGCAGCTGGCAGGATGTTACCAAGGTATATTCTGGGATGGCTGGTGGCAGATAGCAGCACCAAATGTAGGCTTTGATATGGCTACAGATGACTTATGGATGGGCAATACAACTCAGTCTCAGAGTGACTGGCTAAGAATGGCTCATTATGGAAACCCGAAGCAAGATGGGCCTTTAAGCAATTATTGGCAATATCGCTATAAGTCAATATTGAGATGTAATATTGTTATTGAAAAAGTAGCTACAGCGCCTATTTCAAATGAGGATTTACGGAAGAGAATTATAGCAGAGGCTAAGTTTTTACGCGCATTTAATTATTTTGAGCTGGTTAAGAATTACGGCGGAGTTCCTGTTATTACCGGAATGAAGTTACCAAGTGAAATTCAGGGTATACAGAGAGAAACAGTCGAGGGTACATACGCTGTAATAGAACAAGACCTGAAAGATGCAATTACTGATTTACCTCTTAAAAGTGAGTATTCTTCAGCTGATTTGGGACGTGCGACACAAGGTGCAGCAATGGGATATTTAGGAAAAGCTTATCTGTATCAGGGAAAATACAAAGAGGCATTTAAAATACTGGGAGACTTGATTAATACTCAGGAGTACGACTTATGTACCAATTTTAAAGATGTATGGTCTATTGCGAATAACAATAGTATAGAATCTTTATTCGAAGTACAATACAGTTCTGATATAAGCTATAGCCTTGGAGGTCGATTGCCTGTATTTACCGGTTCTCGTGACGATTCGGGATGGTCGTGGGGATTACCTACCAGCAATCTGGAGAAGGCTTTTATTGATGCAGGTGACACAGAGCGTCTTCGCTGGACAATCGTGAAAAATGGAGACGACGTTCCCGGAGACGATACCGATGAGGGTAAGGATTATGTTATATCTCCGGATAAACACAAATCAGCTCGCATCAACAGAAAATTTTATGTACCACATGATTTGCGTCCCAGCCCTTATGATTCGGATCATAATAATTTGAATCATCGCTTACTTCGTTATGCGGATGTACTGCTTATGTATGCAGAGGCTGCGAATGAAGAAGGAAATGACAGCGAGGCTCGTAAAGCTTTGAAGAGAGTGAGAGACAGGGTAAGCCTGCCGGAAGTAACGGCATCCGGGAAAACATTGCGTGATGCGATCAGGTTGGAGAGAAGGCTTGAGTTAGCACTTGAGTTTCAACGTTTATATGATATTCGCAGATGGACAGATGACAACGGAAAGAAAGCGATATGCAATATTATGGGTGAAAATGGGACATTTGTCAGGTATAATATGGTTGAATCGACAGATGAATATGAAATAACAAACCAGAAAGAGAACAGTAATAAAGGTATAACATTTCAGGAAAACAGAGACTTGTTATTCCCTATACCTAACACTGAAGTTCTTCTTTCGGGTGGAAGCATCGCTCAAAATCCTAATTTTTAATTGGGATAAGAGGTATTTAGGCTCGGATAGTGTACTCAGAGGTGGGTACACTATCTATATTAATTAAACATGATACTTATGAAGAAAATACGATGTATATTATCCGCATGGCTGCTTTTGGCTGCTTTTTCCTGTAATGATGGACCTGATCCGACAATAGCCCCTGATAAAGGTTCCGGCAATGAAACTCCGGAAGGTTCAGAGAACGTGGTTATCAATCTCAGTCAGACATATCAGACAATAGAAAATTTTTCGGCATCCGATTGCTGGGCACCTAACTATATTGGTACCTATTGGGCTGACGAAGAGAAAGAAGCGATTGCTAAGCTTTTATTTTCAGCCAAGGTTGCTGATGGACAACCCGAAGGTATAGGTTTATCGGGATGGCGTTTTAATCTAGGTGGTGGTACAGCTCAGCAAGGTGCTGCCAGCGGAATAGAAGATCCAGCCAGACGTGCCGAATCATTTATGAGCCCTGTTGATGGTACATTAGACTGGACAAAGCAAGCCGGGCAACAGTACTTCCTGGAAAAGGCAAAGCAATATGGTTGTGAACAGTTCGTCATGTTTAGTAACACTCCTCCTGTATATCTAACCCGTAATGGTAAGGGATATTCGGATATGGGAGCTTATTCAAATCTGAAGGATGACAG is part of the Dysgonomonas mossii genome and encodes:
- a CDS encoding RagB/SusD family nutrient uptake outer membrane protein, producing the protein MKNIFKIFIFGAFALLSSSCSSFLDEPVLGQENLDTYFQSEEECLKQLAGCYQGIFWDGWWQIAAPNVGFDMATDDLWMGNTTQSQSDWLRMAHYGNPKQDGPLSNYWQYRYKSILRCNIVIEKVATAPISNEDLRKRIIAEAKFLRAFNYFELVKNYGGVPVITGMKLPSEIQGIQRETVEGTYAVIEQDLKDAITDLPLKSEYSSADLGRATQGAAMGYLGKAYLYQGKYKEAFKILGDLINTQEYDLCTNFKDVWSIANNNSIESLFEVQYSSDISYSLGGRLPVFTGSRDDSGWSWGLPTSNLEKAFIDAGDTERLRWTIVKNGDDVPGDDTDEGKDYVISPDKHKSARINRKFYVPHDLRPSPYDSDHNNLNHRLLRYADVLLMYAEAANEEGNDSEARKALKRVRDRVSLPEVTASGKTLRDAIRLERRLELALEFQRLYDIRRWTDDNGKKAICNIMGENGTFVRYNMVESTDEYEITNQKENSNKGITFQENRDLLFPIPNTEVLLSGGSIAQNPNF